In Klebsiella aerogenes, the DNA window AGGTCTGGTTGCCGGAGAACCAACGGCCGGTCACGGAGGGCGTTACGGTGTTGTAATGCACCGCGCCGCCCGGCGCGCGCCAGTTGCCATTGAGGGTTTCAATGGCTTTCACCGCCACGCGGGTTTGTTCGGCGGTGGCGTCGGGGTTGCTCAGTCCTTTATGTAGATAGCCGTCCCAGCGCTGCTCGGAGGCGGCCAGATAGTAAGCCGGGCGCGCCAGAATATCGCGGATCTGCGCTTTTTCCCGCCGCGCCTGCTCTGCGGTCAGCAGGTGCGAATAAGTGGTGTAGAGCGTGGTTGAGCCGCGGATTTCGGCGCTGCTGGTAAAGCGGTGGCCGTCGATACGGGTGTCGGTCGCCAGCGAACGGTGGATCTGGTACTGCGATTCGCCGGAGGTCATCAGGTCGGAGGCGGCGCGAACTTTACCGAAGCTCACCGTCAGGCCGTCGGGCGTGGCGCTCAGACGGCGCTGATAATCCGGGAAGGCCTGGTCGATGGTTTTCGTCGATAGCGCTTTCCCCTCTTTGGCGGCCAGTTTTTCCAGCAGCTCGCCATCCCACACCAGCTTAAGCGGGGTGTTACTGGTGATTTTGGTCTCCAGCAGCGAGGTGTGGGCGCTGGCGAAGCGCAGCGTCATCTCTACCTTGACGCCGGGTGCGGTCAGCGTTTGCTTCAGCGCGCCGGGCAGGCTCCAGGCCTGCATCGTGAAATCGACCTTTTTGCCGTTCTGATATGCCGTCAGGCGATCGAAGTTGGTGGCCATAAAGTTGATGTATTCTTCAGTCAGCAGCGCCGGGCCGGGGAAGCCGCCCATGGTCGCCGGGCCGTCCGGCAGCAGGTGTCCGTGCCATGCGCCGAGGTCGAAGAACGGGTTGAAGCGCTGGTGGTCGTCGGCGTCGAAATCCTGCATATACTGCGGCGCGCCGCTGCGATCGATAACGTTTTTAAACGCCTGCGCGGTGATGGCGTGGGCGGAAAAACTCAGCATCAGGGCGCAAGCCAGCGGCGTCAGCGTCGTGGTGAGGTTCATGGTATCTCGGCTCCTTGTTACCAGTAGAAGTATTGCATCAGGAAAATTTTGTCGCTTGGATCGCCGCTGGCATTACTGGTGTAGAAGCGGCTATCGGCGGCGGTAGCGAAGCGCCCGCCGCCGTATTCGTACCAGATGCCAAACTGCATAAACGCGGTGGTTTCTTCGGCGGCATGGTCCGGGCGATGTTTGGCATAGCTGTAGGCGGTGGAGAAGTAGAGGCCGCTTACGGCTTCATACATGGCGCTGGCCATAAAGCCGGTTTCGCTGCCGGGCACATCCAGCCCTTTGGCGCGGCCAGTGTGGTGCCAGGCGCGGAAGGCCAGATTGGGCGACAGCAGGCCGGTCAAAAATAGCTGCCCGGTGCCGTCGGTCACTTCGAGGCCATTCATCCAGGTGACATCTTTTACGATGTCGTACTGCACGTAGCCGTTGACCATCGCCGGATAGGTATATTTATCGTCGTAGCGGTCATATTTGCCGAAGTGCAGCCAGGCCTTGCTTTCATCGTGGTGACCGGCGGGCGTGGCGGTAACGCTATAGCGAAAATCGCCGCTGCGGTTTTGCACCTTCAGCGCGTACATGATGTCGCGGGTGTTGGGGATCACGTAGCCGAGGTCTGGCGTGAAGTCGCCCCACCACTGCAGGTCGTCGAGTGACGAATCCTGGCGCAGGCTGAGCATGATCTCGGTGTTGCTATCGGTTTTATAACCGCCATAGAGGCGGTTAAGGCCGCCTTCCACGCCGCCCCAGCTATGGTCCGCCACCCAGGCGTTGCCGTGGCTATCGGCCTGTACCGTCCAGGCTTCGCCATAGATAAGGCCGAACCAGTGGCCGTTTTTTACCTCCAGGCCGCCCTCGATATAGGTGCCGTCGCTGTATTTATGTTTATCCTCACCTTCTACATCCATGTATCCGCCGACCCCCAGCTC includes these proteins:
- the ygjJ gene encoding protein YgjJ, which gives rise to MKNHHYLYGALVALAFCAPAVASETVHPAEHDDTKTPELTTTSYRFYGELGVGGYMDVEGEDKHKYSDGTYIEGGLEVKNGHWFGLIYGEAWTVQADSHGNAWVADHSWGGVEGGLNRLYGGYKTDSNTEIMLSLRQDSSLDDLQWWGDFTPDLGYVIPNTRDIMYALKVQNRSGDFRYSVTATPAGHHDESKAWLHFGKYDRYDDKYTYPAMVNGYVQYDIVKDVTWMNGLEVTDGTGQLFLTGLLSPNLAFRAWHHTGRAKGLDVPGSETGFMASAMYEAVSGLYFSTAYSYAKHRPDHAAEETTAFMQFGIWYEYGGGRFATAADSRFYTSNASGDPSDKIFLMQYFYW